In Triticum aestivum cultivar Chinese Spring chromosome 5B, IWGSC CS RefSeq v2.1, whole genome shotgun sequence, the following proteins share a genomic window:
- the LOC123115204 gene encoding zinc finger protein ZAT12-like, with product MPRNFREAEVDGAAIAHEVMMLLAARSAAMGGGEPVAVARPRAFECKTCNRQFPSFQALGGHRASHKRPRGDPISEQAPAPAPVPARRHGCTVCGVEFALGQALGGHMRRHRAHEQEGSTHGPVVAEREPGETRRGLLLGLDLNATPAEQAMDLSLWA from the exons atgcctagaaacttccgt gaggcggaggtggacggCGCCGCCATAGCCCATGAGGTGATGATGCTGCTCGCCGCGCGGAGCGCCGCGATGGGGGGCGGCGAGCCGGTGGCGGTGGCGCGGCCGCGCGCGTTCGAGTGCAAGACGTGCAACCGCCAGTTCCCGTCGTTCCAGGCGCTCGGCGGCCACCGCGCCAGCCACAAGCGGCCGCGGGGCGACCCGATCAGCGAgcaggcgccggcgccggcgccggtgcccGCGAGGAGGCACGGGTGCACGGTGTGCGGCGTGGAGTTCGCGCTCGGGCAGGCGCTGGGCGGGCACATGAGGCGCCACCGCGCCCACGAGCAGGAGGGGAGCACTCACGGGCCGGTAGTCGCCGAGCGGGAGCCCGGCGAGACAAGAAGGGGGCTGCTGCTGGGCTTGGACCTGAACGCTACTCCCGCTGAGCAGGCCATGGACCTCTCTCTCTGGGCCTGA
- the LOC123113977 gene encoding anaphase-promoting complex subunit 11, with translation MKVKILQWHAVASWTWDAQDETCGICRMAFDGCCPDCKFPGDECPIIWGACNHAFHLHCILKWVNSQTSTPLCPMCRREWQFKG, from the coding sequence ATGAAGGTCAAAATTCTTCAGTGGCATGCGGTGGCTTCTTGGACATGGGACGCACAGGATGAGACATGTGGCATATGCAGGATGGCTTTTGACGGCTGCTGCCCTGACTGTAAGTTCCCTGGTGATGAGTGCCCAATCATCTGGGGTGCCTGCAACCATGCTTTCCATCTTCACTGCATACTCAAGTGGGTCAATTCTCAAACATCAACCCCCCTTTGCCCCATgtgccgtagggagtggcagttcAAGGGCTAA
- the LOC123113978 gene encoding dihydrolipoyllysine-residue acetyltransferase component 4 of pyruvate dehydrogenase complex, chloroplastic: MAASTAPLAFSASASALSARLRLAAPPAPPSCAATTRRRRPVVVRAKIREIFMPALSSTMTEGKIVSWAAAEGDRVAKGDAVVVVESDKADMDVETFYDGIVAAVLVPAGETAPVGAPIALLAESEEDVALAVAQAQALSSKQPEQQAPAPSDAAASPPPPAAPVAAAPAPVAAGTKGVATPQAKKLAKQHRVDLAKVTGTGQFGRITPADVEAAAGIQPKPKVAPTPAAAPVAAASPVRAVPQAAVLPPVPGATVVPFTAMQAAVSKNMVESLSVPAFRVGYPILTDKLDALYEKVKPKGVTMTVLLAKAAAMALAQHPVVNASCRDGSSFTYNSSINIAVAVSIDGGLITPVLEQADKLDIYLLSQKWKELVKKARAKQLQPNEYNSGTFTLSNLGMFGVDRFDAILPPGQGAIMAVGASKPTVAADKDGFFSVKSKMMVNVTADHRIVYGADLAAFLQTFAKIVEDPESLTL, translated from the exons ATGGCGGCGTCCACGGCCCCCCTCGCgttctccgcctccgcctccgccctgtCCGCGCGCCTGCGCCTCGCcgctccgccggcgccgccgtcgtGCGCGGCCACGACGCGGCGCCGCCGCCCGGTGGTGGTCCGCGCCAAGATCCGCGAGATCTTCATGCCGGCGCTCAGCTCCACGATGACGGAGGGCAAGATCGTGTCCTGGGCCGCCGCGGAGGGCGACCGCGTCGCCAAGGGCGACGCCGTCGTGGTCGTCGAGTCCGACAAGGCCGACATGGACGTCGAGACCTTCTACGACGGCATcgtcgccgccgtcctcgtccccgCGGGGGAGACCGCCCCCGTCGGCGCCCCCATCGCCCTGCTCGCCGAGTCTGAGGAGGACGTCGCGCTCGCCGTCGCCCAGGCCCAGGCGCTCTCCAGCAAACAGCCCGAGCAGCAGGCCCCTGCTCCTTCCGATGCCGCCGCTTCACCGCCCCCGCCGGCGGCTCCGGTGGCTGCTGCTCCGGCGCCTGTGGCCGCGGGGACGAAGGGCGTTGCCACGCCGCAGGCTAAGAAGCTAGCCAAGCAGCACAGGGTGGACCTTGCCAAGGTGACTGGCACCGGGCAGTTCGGCCGAATTACGCCGGCTGATGTTGAGGCAGCCGCTGGCATCCAGCCAAAACCAAAGGTGGCTCCCACTCCTGCTGCTGCGCCTGTGGCCGCAGCTTCACCAGTAAGGGCTGTGCCGCAGGCGGCCGTGCTTCCGCCGGTGCCCGGTGCCACGGTGGTTCCGTTCACTGCGATGCAGGCTGCAGTGAGCAAGAACATGGTGGAGAGCCTGTCAGTGCCAGCATTCCGTGTTGGTTACCCCATTCTCACTGATAAGCTCGATGCGCTGTATGAGAAG GTCAAGCCAAAGGGGGTGACGATGACTGTGTTGCTTGCAAAGGCCGCTGCTATGGCGCTTGCGCAGCACCCTGTGGTGAATGCTAGCTGCAGGGATGGGTCGAGCTTCACTTACAACAGTTCTATCAATATTGCTGTGGCTGTATCTATTGATGGTGGACTCATCACACCCGTCCTGGAGCAAGCTGATAAG CTGGATATATATTTACTCTCACAAAAGTGGAAGGAACTAGTCAAGAAGGCACGGGCAAAACAGCTTCAACCGAATGAGTACAACTCTG GGACATTTACTCTGTCCAACTTGGGCATGTTTGGTGTAGATAGATTTGATGCAATTCTTCCACCTGGCCAG GGAGCTATAATGGCTGTTGGAGCCTCAAAACCTACAGTGGCGGCTGATAAAGATGGTTTCTTTAGTGTTAAGAGCAAAATGATG GTCAATGTCACGGCTGATCACAGGATTGTTTATGGTGCTGATTTGGCTGCATTCCTGCAAACTTTTGCGAAAATTGTTGAGGATCCTGAGAGCCTAACTTTGTAG